From Raphanus sativus cultivar WK10039 unplaced genomic scaffold, ASM80110v3 Scaffold0527, whole genome shotgun sequence, a single genomic window includes:
- the LOC108853463 gene encoding pectinesterase inhibitor 4-like — protein sequence MLRFVILSLTLVTLINSSNIPKTAATPPTTYQNYETFVKTACNSTTYPTMCYNSLSSYSSTIKADPIKLCTTSLSVNLKYAKNATLVVSNLLKNAKFTSSPEVPVLKDCVEEMKDTVDELKQAMAELKNLNGGGISKKEHLKNVNTWVSAALTDDTTCTDEFDEGEVNEETKKKVEKAVSELSKTTSNTLALITNYLRF from the coding sequence ATGTTGCGTTTCGTCATACTCTCTCTAACTCTAGTTACCCTCATCAACTCATCAAACATCCCTAAAACAGCAGCAACTCCACCCACCACATACCAAAACTACGAAACGTTCGTAAAAACCGCATGCAACTCAACAACATATCCTACAATGTGCTACAACTCATTGTCCTCCTACTCCTCCACCATCAAAGCCGACCCAATCAAACTCTGCACAACGTCCCTCAGCGTCAACCTCAAATACGCCAAAAACGCCACGTTAGTCGTCTCTAACCTTCTCAAAAACGCCAAATTCACCTCCAGCCCTGAGGTCCCGGTCCTCAAGGACTGCGTGGAGGAGATGAAGGACACCGTCGACGAGCTCAAGCAAGCAATGGCCGAGTTGAAGAATCTCAACGGCGGAGGTATCTCAAAGAAGGAGCATCTAAAGAACGTGAATACGTGGGTGAGTGCGGCGTTGACAGACGATACTACTTGTACGGACGAGTTTGATGAAGGGGAAGTGAATGaggagacgaagaagaaggTGGAGAAGGCTGTTTCCGAACTTTCAAAGACTACAAGCAATACTTTGGCCCTTATTACCAATTATCTACGTTTCTAA